The DNA window GCTCCGTTGTTGCGGGTTTGTATCTAAACGCACTGTAAATCCGAAATGTTTTAACTTCGGGTACCTCCACGCTGCTGCAATCCGTTACCCAAAAAATTCGGCATAGAGTGCTTGAACGGCGGTCTCCATATCATTGGATTTTATGCCGAACATCATACTCACTTCGTTAGAACCTTGGTTAATCATCTCAATGTTGACCTTCGATCCAGCTAACGCATTTGTCGCACGCGAGGCGATGCCGACGGTGTGACGCATACCTTCCCCCACAACCATGATGAGGGAGAGGCCGCGTTCTACGAAAATATCTTCGGGTGCGAGGGTCTGCCGAATCTGTTCGACAATTCGTTTCTCTTTCTGTGTAGATAGGTTATCCTCTCGGAGGATGACGGACATGTTATCTATCCCAGAAGGGATATGCTCAAAAGAGATGTCTTCGGCTTCTAATATCTGCAACAATCGCCGCCCAAACCCAATTTGGCGGTTCATTAAGTATTTGCTGAGATAGATGCAACAGACGCTGTCCATCGCAGCGATACCGACGACCGGAATATCCGTCGACTTACGGTTTGGAACAATTAGTGTACCGTCCCCTTTCGGGTTATTCGTATTGCGGATGTTGACAGGTACCTGCGCGCGGTAGACCGGTTCGAGTGCTTCATCGTGGAACACGGAAAAGCCTGCGTAAGAGAGTTCGCGCATCTCACGGTAGGTTAACTCGGCGATTGGTGCCGGATCCTTAACGATAGATGGATTCGCGGCAAACACGGAATCGACGTCTGTAAAGTTCTCATAGACTTCCGCCCGAACAGCACTGGCGAGAATAGCCCCCGTGATGTCTGAACCCCCGCGTGAGAAAGTTACAACGTGTCCCTGTTCCGAGTAACCGAAAAATCCTGGGAAAATGGTGATGCCGGGACGCTCGTGTAAATCACGCAGCCGGTTGTATGCTTCGGGTAACACTTGTGCGTTCCCGGGTTCGTCGGAAAGGAGCAATCCAGCATCCTTCGGGTTCACATAATGTGCGTCTACACCGCGTGCCTGTAGCACTTGTGCGATGAGGCGTGCGCAGTTGTCTTCACCACCTGCCTTCATTGTATCCATATAAAGGTCGGCATCGGTTGTGCTATTTTCCAAACGCTCCGTTAGATCACGAGCGATCGGCTCGACGACTTCGGGTGGAAGACTTAATTCGGAGGCAATACGCCTGTAGCGTTCAATCGCTTCAGCGCATTCCGAGGCACCGATTTTTCCTGTGAGCCGTTCTGATGCAGCAGCAATGAGTAAATCTGTTACTTTGATGTCTTGGCTATATCGTTTTCCGGGAGCAGAGACAACAATGAGTCGGCGTCCCGGATCGGCAGTGATGATATCGCAAACACGGCGGACCTGCTCCGCTGTAGCCAGGGAACTTCCGCCAAATTTTGATACTTTTAACAATCCAGATCCTCCAATTTTTATTTTTTGTAACACCGTGAAGCCGTTTGGAATTTCAGCGTGAACACATTATTTTTTCAGATGTGAGACGTGTGTTCCTTCAGTTGGCTCAAACGGTTGTGAGTTCTCACCCATATAGTGGCATATAAAACTCCGTCGCCATCGGTCGGGCGTTTTATTCATGTAGGAACCGTGAATAACTTTCCCATCAAAGAAAAGGGTGTCCCCGGGCGCCATGTCTATTCCGAGTTCTTCGGTGTTTTTCGGTTTGACGGCTTGGACGTTTGTAAACGAAATAGCCGTATCTGCTGCTTCAACAGAGAGCAGCCCGCCTTGATGGGAACGTGGGATCAGCACCATGCGTCCAACTGCTGCGTCCGATGTATCTAATGCTACCCAAACGCCAATGATCGGCTCTATTGTGATATATTGTTCATCTTGGTGTAGAGCTTGCCCGCGCGCGCCGGGTGGTTTGAAATAGAGCATTGTTTGTAGCAGCACCGGCGTATCATCGATCAGTTTCTCAGTAACGGTAAGCAGGTTCGTATCCGCTGCCCATTCTTCGGTTAACTCGTCCCAGTTGTGCATATTAATCATGCGTGGGAATTGGTGATTTGGGTCATCGGCGTGGTCGGTTGTGCCACCGGTGTCACCGGGTTTCGGACCTTCTGCACGACGTTTCATATAATGCGCGCGCATCAATGTTACTGTGGCTGTATCAAAAAGATGTGGAATTACCACGAAGCCCTGCTCTTTGTAGTGGTCTCGCTGTTGGGCGGTTAAATGCATGGACAATTTCTCCTGCAGGTTGCCTGTCCGTTTTGGATACTGTTTTCAAGCTTGTCTTTTAATTTTATGGTAATTTCGGATATTTGTCAAAGTTTTTTGTCTATAGGCACACAACCTTTGATTCTCCATAAATAGATTCGACGTGACTTTCTCGGGGAAATGTGCTATACTTATGCAAAATTTTACTTATGTATTGGAGTTTATTTTTTGATGAAAAACGAATGGGTTGTTTACGAAGGAAACGAGGGTCCTGGAAAGGGCAAACACATTGTTCTCGTCAGTGGCGATGAAGAGTATCGCTCTGAAGAGGCTCTGCCGATGTTGGGGAAAGTGTTAGCGACACACCATGGGTTTACATGTACCGTGCTGTTTGCTATTGATCCGGAAACAGGGGACATCGATCCGGAGGTGCAGACGAACATTCCGGGACTCCACCATTTAGAATCCGCGGATATGATGGTGCTGTTCACGCGTTTCCGCGAACTGCCCGATGAACAGATGAAATATGTCGTTGACTATACGAACGCCGGCAAACCTGTGATGGGACTCCGCACAGCCACACACGCTTTCAGTTACAGCCGGAATCTCGAGAGTCCGTATGCAAAATACAGTTTTGACAGTGAGGAATTTGAGGGTGGATACGGCAGACAAGTGCTCGGCGAGACGTGGGTTAACCATCATGGGCATCACGGTGTAGAGAGTGCACGCGGTGTTATTGACGAAGCGATGCAAGACCACCCAATTCTCAAAGGTGTTGACGATGTTTGGGGACCGTCCGATGTCTACGGTATTAATGATTTAACGGGTGACTCGCAAGTGCTCATCCACGGACAGGTATTGGTCGGTATGGAACCGACAGATGCCCCCAAACCGGATACCGTCACAATGCCGATGGTGTGGATTAAGACCTATACGGGTGATGACGGCAATACCTCACGCGTCCTCAATACAACGATGGGTGCCTCGGTTGACTTAGAAAGCGAAGGACTTCGCCGTCTTCTCGTCAATGGTTGTTATTGGTGCATGGGGATGGAGGACGCAATTCCTGATAAAAGCGTTGTTGACTATGTCGACGATTATGCCCCAACGTTCTTCGGTTTCGGCACATTTACAAAAGGTGTCCGCCCAGAAGAGCATGCTCTATAGGCATCGTCAGAGTTTCGTGTCTCGCTTGTTTATTTTATTGATACGGGTGAGGCACGACATTTTGTTCTCTGCGTGCGCGTAAAATGGAGAATTCATTATGAACACGTCATTTGAAAGACCCTATAGACCTGTGGACTTAAATACATCCGCAGGTGATGTCCTTCATAGTGTCTATGCCAACGAAGATAGCGCGTTTCTCGTTGTGATTGGTGGAAAGCAGCCTAAATAGCACCTAATCGGATACTGTTTAGAGCGATAGAATTCCGCCCTCAACGAGCATCGGGGCACCTGTCATGTATCTGGATTCATCGGAGGCTAAATAGACCGCAGCCCAAGCGATGTCTTCGGGTTCACCGATGCCCAACGGGTGCATCTCTTTAATTTCTGTGTTGATCGCCTCTGGGTCTGGCTGCTTCGATAAAAATTCTTGGTAGAGTTCAGTGTTAATCGTGCCTGGACAGAGACTGTTGACTCGGATGTTGTCTTCGGCATACCGGACCGCCATGCTTCGTGTGAGATGCACGACAGCGGCTTTGGAGGAGGTATAGGCAGGGTGCATCGGGAACCCAACATAGGCAGATTCACTCGCCATATTGATGATCGAACCGCCCCCGGCTTCGCGCATCAACGGGATTATCGCCCGAGAAACGAGGTAGATGCTCTTCACATTAACGGCGTATTGGTGATCCCAGTCTGCTTCGGAGATCTCTTCTAATTCACCCACGACAGCAATACCGGCGTTGTTGAATAGCACATTAGGGGTACCGAGTTCAGAGGTGACGTGGGCAACGGCACTCTCAATCTGTGCAGCGTCGGTCACGTCGCACTCACAGAAAAGGGCATTTCCACCGGAGGATCGGATCTGCGCCGCGGCTGCTTCGCCGCGTTCTGTGTTCACGTCCCAGATAGCCACGGCTGCGCCTTCACCTGCAAAGAGTTCTGCGCTTTTCGCGCCGATGCCTCGCGCTGCGCCTGTGATAACGGAGATTTTGTCTTTGAGTCGGTTTGCCATATATGTTCCTTAAGGAAGGCTAAAAATCGGTAGCCTGCAACAATACGCAGAAATACGCAGAAATACGCAGAAATGCCCAAGCAAAGACCCCTATCAAAAACCCCAAGCAAAAACACGGAGGTGGATCTACGCGAATAACTTTTGTTTCTTCAATATCCCTGACCGAACCGCAAGGTAAAATTAAAAATCTTTAGAGTCCTCGAAGGAGGGATACCCACCGCTCCCATGCGGCTTTGGTGGCGGCTTTCTGTGCGTCGTTGGCATCTTCTGCCATACCGCGCCTCAGGAAGGCGTGACCGACACCTTCATAGATGACGGGGTCGTAGGTGACGCTTGCGGCATCCGCGGCGGCTTTGGTAGCATCGATCGTGGCGTTGATACGGTTGTCACTTTCTCCATAAAAGCCATACACGGGTGCCGATATTTTGGGAACATCTTCTATTGGGGCAGCACGACCGTAGAACACGAAACCAGCGGCGATTGTATCGGAATGGACGGCATAACTGAACGTTTGTCCGCCTCCCCAGCAGAATCCGGAGACCGCGACTTTCTCGTTGGTTGACGGTAGATCGCGGGCATATTTCTGGATGGTATCCAGATCAGATGTGACTTGGGACGGTGAAAGTTCACGGATAGTCCGTCGGACATCGTCACCGGAGCCAAAACTCTCCGTGCCACCACCGTCAGGTCCCATACCGGAAAGCAGGTCGGGGCAAATTGCCACGAATCCATCGGCGGCGAGCCTATCTGCCACGAGCCGGATCCAATCGGTGAGTCCAAAAATCTCGTGGATGACAATGATAGCCGTCGCGGGTTCCTTCACCTCTGGATACACAACAAATGTGTTGACGACACGTTCATCGGCGGTCGTTACTTTCACCCATTCGCCGTGGCGCGGTGATGCCTCGAGTTGCGTTTTGATACTGTCAGCACTTGTGTTTCCGATGAACAATAAACTGGCAAAAAAGAGGACTAACATGAAAGCGTGGTATATCTGCATAGCTGATTCCTTATTTTTCCTTTGTTTTGTGAATGATGGATTCTACGACTTTCTGCAGTTCAGAGGCAGGCATCGCGCCGAACAGGAAGAAGTGAATATCCGAACTGGACCAACTGAAGGCATACGTCGGTCCGCGTTGGTGTTTATGGACACGCGTGCCATCAAGTTCAATTACATCCGATCCTCTGCGTCTGTCACTGCCACGACGGGCGCGTTTGTCGGTTGTCTCAAATATGGAGAAACCCAACAAACCATCAGTGTAGATCAGATGGATGGTATTCTTTTTATCTTTTATACCGTGAATATCCTGGAGCTGGAATCCCGGTGGCAGATATTCAGGCTGGATGGGTTTTGTTTTAAGTATATTTTCTCCGTCTGCAAGCGAGATTGAATAGCTGCGTTGCGGTTCGATTCTTATCTCTTTTTGAAAGGCTTTCCATTTCCGTTCTATGATTTCAGGATCGAAACTAATTCGGGTATAGACGGACATTGCCCGAAGGACACCTTCAGCGTCGAGTGCCTCTAATCGCAGGATAACTCCGTTTTCACGGGCAAAGAAAATTCGATGTGTCGGTCTGCCAGCGAATTTGGGAGTAATCGTTAGGAGGTCGGTTTCATAATTCGCTATATCTTCTGTAGCAGCAGATTTTTCCAAGTCGTAATTTTGGACAATCAGTTCAACATCTTTTTCGGAAAATAGACCTCTCACTTGATGCCATCTGTGACCTTCGTGCTCCGTATCTCGATCGTTTCTGCGATTCTCGTTCCGGTCACTTCTCCGATTATCTCTGTGCCTTTCGTCTCGACGTTCGTCGCCGCGGGGACCGCCGAACGACTTTCGCTCACCCACCACAGACAGTTCCTTTCCGTAGAAAATATCCGGGGATTTATGGATAACGAGTTCTTCAAACGTGCGAGTGCCTCTTGACGAAATGAACGTCTTTAAACGAATCCCTACGTAGTTGACTTCACGCTCGGCTGCTGCAATGCGTTCAAGCGTCCCGGTATCAGCCGAAAGGGGTTGAGGTGACCAGAGCAAAAACGCTAAAACTGGAATACAAAAGAGATAGTATATAGGTTTCAAGCCCTTGCGAAGGATAAAATATGTATAGATTCGCATAGATTCACCTGTTTGGTTCCTATTGCGTAATTTAATTCCCTACATCCTCCAGATAGAGGTTGAGAAACAGTTCAGCGTCATCGGTTGTTTCTGCGGGTAAAGCGTCTTCCGAAGATGTTGTGCTAAAGGAGACACCGACGTTTGCATCATAAGTGTTATCTACCAATTGTTCGGTGTGAAGCCCGAAGTAGAAATCAAGTGTCTCTTCGTATTGCGATCCTGTCGGATTGTAAAAGTAGAGGGCACCCAAAATCAGGACGAGTGTCAGAATACCGGTTGCGCCTGCGGTAACAGGACGGAAAAACCAGCGTCCAAGGTCGGGTATCCAGCGTCTTATATCAGGTATCCATCCGGTGTGAGTGGATTCCTCTTTGCGTGTCTGTGCGGCTTGTTGGCGTATTTTCGCCATCACTGTGCTCTGGATAGATGACGGTGCAGGATGCTGAATTGTTTTGATCCGCTCTCGATTTTGGCGGAACACCGAGAGCATATTGGAACACTCGCTGCAGGAATGGAGGTGCGCTTCCATCCGATCGCGCATGTCATGCGCCAATTCGCCATCTAAATAGGCAGAGAGTTCATCTTGAAACTGCGTATGTATTTTTGCCATCACCCCGTCTTTGAGTGTTGATGGCACTGGGTGCGCGATGTTTGCGACTCTCTGACGGTTCTCTTCAAACGCTGCCAGTATATCGGAACACTCGACGCAGGAACGCAGATGTGCTTCAATTTGCTTATGCCGACTCGGGCTTAATTCATTATCTAAGTAGGCGGATAATTCCTCTTGGATTTTTCGATGGTTCATATCTCCAATCGAGGATCGTGGTAAAAGGTGTTACCACTCGACTCGCTCCAATTCTTTTTTTAGTGCTTTTCGGGCTTCATGTAATCGGGATTTAACGCGTCCCAGTGTGCATCCCAGAATTTCAGATATTTCCTCATAAGGCAGATCACGCAGTTCTCTTAACACCAAAATCTCTCTATGACTGGTCCTGAGTTTTGCGAGGGCTGCGTGAACGATTTCCTTCTCTTCAGTGCGTAGTGTTTCCTCTTCAGGTGTCACCGTATCAAGAGGGACCCACGGTTGTGAATCATCAATCTCCGTTGGATCGGTTTTTCGGCGTTGATACTGATCGATGTGGTTGAGACACTTATTTTTTACAATCCGATAGAGCCATGTGGAAAATCGGGAGCGGAATTGAAATTTCCCGATATTTTCCCATGCGGAGAGGAAGGCATCTTGCGCGACATCTTCAGCGTCTTGGTGATGACCGAGCATACCGTAAGCGATATTGTAAACCCAGTGTTGGTATTGAATCACAAGGGTTCCCATTGCATCGGCATCACCTTTTTGACAGCGCAAAACAATCTCACGTTCCTGTGCGAGATCCAATTCTTCTGTCTTGCTTATCTCCGAATAGGTTTCCATAGTAGTTGTCAGGGTCGCAACGGACATACTTCTTCTCCAAACTGCCGGGATAAAGAACACGCCTTTATTCAATGCTTCAAAAGTGCTGATTTTCAGATCTCAGCTTTCGCTTAAATCAAGCAAAATTTTGAATAGCAATAAAATAAATGGCTTTCTTGTTCCATTACTAAACTTTAGTTCCATTAGACATCTAACAAAACAAAAAGTTCGTTTTACTCTATTTAACCATGTTTTCTTTACCCGGTGTGGTTTGGACCTGTTTGAGTGCGCCACTACCATTCGGCCATCTGCCGAGGGCAACATCCTTCTCCTGTTTATCAAACGTTACTGTATCAAGGACTTGATTGCCACGCGTATCGGTATCAACGAGCATTACAGTTTCGCCGTTACGGGACAACTTGAAGTTGGCGTGCAACCCTTCATCGGCTTTACCGTCTTCATCCAACCACACCAGGAGATAGCCTTGCGCTGGAATCGTCGTATTCTCAGGAAATGCCCATTTTTTAAGATTGTCTATCTTATCTGTGAGATACATCCCGGAGAGATTCACTCCATCGCTGGTGCGGTTGTGCAACTCAAGCCAGTCTTCGTATTGCCCTTGCGGATCGGCAAGTGTTTTGGTGTTGGACGCCATCAGTTCGTTAATGACGATCGGTGTCTCTTTTGCAACGGGGACCCCAATTCGATACTGCGCTGCGCCTTGTTCAGCGCGCGCGGGTGAAAAGGCAGTTGTCCCGTGTGTTTTGACGGCGTTCGCTTCTACATAATAGTAAACTGTGGTGTTTGCTGGAAAACCGGGGATGTGTCCGACATAGCTATCCCCTTCTTTTGCCATTGCCGCTTGATTGAAAACGACATACCGATCAGTACTATAATACAACAAAACCGAATCAACGGCAATTGATTTGTCAAGTGTCGCTTTAACGGAGACAGCCTGATTCGCGACAGGAGGCGTGCCAGATCCGATTTCAACCGAAACAATCTCTGGGACCGGCTGGCTGAGTTCAGGATGATTTATCAGATGCTCACGGCGTTGGTTCACAAACCGCTCAAGGTCGGCAGGAACACCGGTTGCAAATTCCTCATATCCATACAGTTTCTTATCGTCTTTCTGCACCTCTGTATCAATGAGTGCTTGATATTCCTTGATAATCGGCTCAAACACTTCCCAATCGAGCCATTCGTCCCTAACGGTTCGGACGTGTGCAAGATACCGTGCACGCCACTGCGGATTTGAGAGCAGCCGTTTAATCAACGGGCGTCCCGCATTGTCTTCATGCGCGATGGGAGATACCATTCCATTTTCCAAGTCTCCCCATGACCAGCCTCCGGGACCGCCACCTCCAGGACCGCCTCGACCTGATCGACCGAATCTGAGACTTTCATTGTTATCGTGCGGTACGAGGTGGAATCTACTGTTGACATCCTGATAAAGGGTATAATCGCCGCCTTTGTGGATGTAGCCATCGTCATCCATGAAGACGTTTGAAACGGCGAGTTGCCACAGGACTTGGTCAATGTTAAGAACAGCTGGGAGTTTCTGCGCAAGTTCCGCGTCAGATGTGGAATCGTCAAGCATTTTAGTGAGCTCAATCAGACCTTCCCATGGATTTTCTACATTGCTGGTTTTGAGTTGATACGTTTCTTGGTATGCCGATGGATCGTCTCCGGCATAAGTCAACGCACCGCCTCTACCGGGACCGACCTTCCAGCGGATCCCCCTTTTTGTGTCGAACCATTCAGCAAGAAAGTCCTTGTTGTATTGTTGGAGATTGATATAGACCCCCCAATTTTCACCGTTGATAACCAATTTCACGAAGTTCGTTTTCATCGCGGGGATGTAGTCACGCGAGATTTGATTGTAGAGGACTTCACGCAGAAAAGAGGCATCAACGTGTCCGTTGAGTAGGTTCAGCGTTTTGTAGCCATAGAGGCGTTGTCCATCTTCAGCGTAATCAACAGCGATGTTGAAGGATTTTTTCTCCGATCCGACCGTAAAGTAGGAAGAAGTTCCGCGAAAATGGACACCGACTTCCGGATAAACCTTTCCATCAACAATTAGTTCTGCTGGAACTTCAATATCCGTGCGATAAAACGAGGACATCTGTTCGTACCAGTCTTCATGATGGAATCGGAGATAAAGGGTGCGAAGTGTTTGTGCGTTGTAGAGTGGCGGTGAGCCTTCTGGTGCCATATCAAGGCTTGTCTGGGCATCGTTCTGAACGCCCTCCTGCAAACTTTCCTGGCTCATGAGAGACAAACTTCCGCCCCCGCGCGCGTCCAACGCGGCTCGCCGTTCAGCACCCGTTAATTTTCCGTCCTTGTCTGTATCGAACTGTTTGACAAGTTTTTCTGGTGGTTGGGGACCCCCGCGTCCGCGTCCACCGCCAAACGGTGGCATTCCCCCAAATGGTGGCATGCCGCCGGGTCCACGCCCAAAACCTCTGTCAGGCTGCGGATTGTCTTGCATCCGCTTGATTTCTTCGCTGCTGAGTTTGTTTCCAGTGAATGCTTCTAAGCCTGTGACCCGAAGTCTGAGCTCGTCCTCTTCGGTGCTGAGTTTGCCATCTCCATTGAGATCAAACCGCTTCTGTTCATCTGAGAGTTTTGGAGTTTCCTGATTGTCTTGAGCGTTCGTGTGTACCGCCCAGCCCATAATTATGAGCGCAATGAGTGTTATTGATTTAAGGTGTTTCATGGTATGCTCCTTTTTGGTTTTAGATTTGGACCAGATAGAAAAGTTCGGGATTCCTTGCTTGCTCTGTTCATTCCTTATCCATTTTTACGTCTGTGACATTTTCAATCCCTGAGAGTTCGTTAAAGAAAGCGAGCCATTCCTGCGGATTCGTCAATCTCACCCGAAATGTCAATTCAATCAGCTGTGTTTTTTTAACGCGTTGTTCGAGTAGCCGTTCATAAATCAGATACTTATCGAAAATCGGACGATAGATAGTTTCGGGATCCTGATTTGTTGGTAGACAGAATTCGAGACTGAACTCGTTATCATTCCCAAAGCGTTGATGCCAATGGTATATACAGAGGATAATGATACCGATAAGGAAGGTCGCCAAAATCGCGACAGATGGGTTTCCAGCACCGACCGCCATCCCGATAGCTAAGGCGTAAAAAACGAAACCGATGTCGCGTGGATCTTGGATAGCGGTCCGGAACCGAATGATAGACAAGGCACCGACAAGGCTAAACGCCCGCGCGATGCTATCACCAATCACCACCATCACCACAGAAATCAACATACATAGGATGATGAGTGTATCGGTAAACGATTTTTGTGGGACCTTGGCATGGGTCCAGAAATAGATGTTAACGATGAAAATGCCGAGGGCGAATGAGAGTAATACTCTAAGGGCATCAGCACCGAGGTTTAGAAGTGGTGGGAGCGTTAAAAAATCGAAGAATATATGCATTCCGGTTTGCCAATTAGAAAATTGTGTTATGGTTAGGACTTACGCAGGGTTGCTTTTTTGGAGCATAAACTGTTAGTTTGGGTTTCCAGAAAGCCAACAGCGTTTTTTAGAGAAGTGCTATCTAACAGAACGCGCTACACTCAAAATTGCGTAAGTCCTGATAGTCTACCACAATTAGACAGACATGTGGAGAAAATGTTGAAAAAATTGTGTCAAAAAGTGAATTAAAGCAATTTACTGTGGTTCCACCCATTTGGACGTTCGGAAATTTTTGAACACCCCCTATTCGGTTGATGGACTTGATTCTGCGCCGTAAAGGACTATTCGATCAACCATCCCTATTGATGATGATAACACGATGCGGATAGCATCTGTGGAGAGCGGTGCCCTAAGGATATAGGGTGATGTTCGGATCGGGGTTTTGACTGCCTTGACGACTCGCCAATTATCTTCACCCATCCGAGCATAGACGGTCATATTCTTCAGCGGGTCAATCGGATCAAAGTGAATCTCAATGCGACTGATAGACCGTCTTTCGGGAAGTATCCACTTCTGAATTGCCCCTGTGCCGCTCTCGGACATTTCAAATGTCTCCGTCATCCCCGCATCAACGCGCACTGTGTTCTGTGCTGCCATTGAAAGGCAACCGAACATCACGAACGGAAGTAAGGCAAATGCGAAAGTGTTATAGATTGAGTTTTTGAGGTGTGTCATAATTTGTTTCTCCTATTGTCTTTGTAATGTTTGCGCCTATTCTCGTGCGTGTCCCTCATGACGAATCAGGACACCAACGAATATTCCTGAAAGCGCGAGAATCGCAAGCGCGTAAGGTGCGGCTTCGGCAAACATCGCCTCTGATGTGTAACTCCAGACGTTGAGCGCGAGTGTTTCATATCCAGCGGGTGATAAAAGAAAGGTCAGCGGTAATTCTTTCATTGTCGCC is part of the Candidatus Poribacteria bacterium genome and encodes:
- a CDS encoding aspartate kinase, with the translated sequence MLKVSKFGGSSLATAEQVRRVCDIITADPGRRLIVVSAPGKRYSQDIKVTDLLIAAASERLTGKIGASECAEAIERYRRIASELSLPPEVVEPIARDLTERLENSTTDADLYMDTMKAGGEDNCARLIAQVLQARGVDAHYVNPKDAGLLLSDEPGNAQVLPEAYNRLRDLHERPGITIFPGFFGYSEQGHVVTFSRGGSDITGAILASAVRAEVYENFTDVDSVFAANPSIVKDPAPIAELTYREMRELSYAGFSVFHDEALEPVYRAQVPVNIRNTNNPKGDGTLIVPNRKSTDIPVVGIAAMDSVCCIYLSKYLMNRQIGFGRRLLQILEAEDISFEHIPSGIDNMSVILREDNLSTQKEKRIVEQIRQTLAPEDIFVERGLSLIMVVGEGMRHTVGIASRATNALAGSKVNIEMINQGSNEVSMMFGIKSNDMETAVQALYAEFFG
- a CDS encoding phytanoyl-CoA dioxygenase family protein, which encodes MHLTAQQRDHYKEQGFVVIPHLFDTATVTLMRAHYMKRRAEGPKPGDTGGTTDHADDPNHQFPRMINMHNWDELTEEWAADTNLLTVTEKLIDDTPVLLQTMLYFKPPGARGQALHQDEQYITIEPIIGVWVALDTSDAAVGRMVLIPRSHQGGLLSVEAADTAISFTNVQAVKPKNTEELGIDMAPGDTLFFDGKVIHGSYMNKTPDRWRRSFICHYMGENSQPFEPTEGTHVSHLKK
- a CDS encoding sigma-70 family RNA polymerase sigma factor → MSVATLTTTMETYSEISKTEELDLAQEREIVLRCQKGDADAMGTLVIQYQHWVYNIAYGMLGHHQDAEDVAQDAFLSAWENIGKFQFRSRFSTWLYRIVKNKCLNHIDQYQRRKTDPTEIDDSQPWVPLDTVTPEEETLRTEEKEIVHAALAKLRTSHREILVLRELRDLPYEEISEILGCTLGRVKSRLHEARKALKKELERVEW
- a CDS encoding DUF4956 domain-containing protein codes for the protein MHIFFDFLTLPPLLNLGADALRVLLSFALGIFIVNIYFWTHAKVPQKSFTDTLIILCMLISVVMVVIGDSIARAFSLVGALSIIRFRTAIQDPRDIGFVFYALAIGMAVGAGNPSVAILATFLIGIIILCIYHWHQRFGNDNEFSLEFCLPTNQDPETIYRPIFDKYLIYERLLEQRVKKTQLIELTFRVRLTNPQEWLAFFNELSGIENVTDVKMDKE
- a CDS encoding SDR family oxidoreductase, which codes for MANRLKDKISVITGAARGIGAKSAELFAGEGAAVAIWDVNTERGEAAAAQIRSSGGNALFCECDVTDAAQIESAVAHVTSELGTPNVLFNNAGIAVVGELEEISEADWDHQYAVNVKSIYLVSRAIIPLMREAGGGSIINMASESAYVGFPMHPAYTSSKAAVVHLTRSMAVRYAEDNIRVNSLCPGTINTELYQEFLSKQPDPEAINTEIKEMHPLGIGEPEDIAWAAVYLASDESRYMTGAPMLVEGGILSL
- a CDS encoding dienelactone hydrolase family protein, which translates into the protein MQIYHAFMLVLFFASLLFIGNTSADSIKTQLEASPRHGEWVKVTTADERVVNTFVVYPEVKEPATAIIVIHEIFGLTDWIRLVADRLAADGFVAICPDLLSGMGPDGGGTESFGSGDDVRRTIRELSPSQVTSDLDTIQKYARDLPSTNEKVAVSGFCWGGGQTFSYAVHSDTIAAGFVFYGRAAPIEDVPKISAPVYGFYGESDNRINATIDATKAAADAASVTYDPVIYEGVGHAFLRRGMAEDANDAQKAATKAAWERWVSLLRGL
- a CDS encoding ThuA domain-containing protein — protein: MCYTYAKFYLCIGVYFLMKNEWVVYEGNEGPGKGKHIVLVSGDEEYRSEEALPMLGKVLATHHGFTCTVLFAIDPETGDIDPEVQTNIPGLHHLESADMMVLFTRFRELPDEQMKYVVDYTNAGKPVMGLRTATHAFSYSRNLESPYAKYSFDSEEFEGGYGRQVLGETWVNHHGHHGVESARGVIDEAMQDHPILKGVDDVWGPSDVYGINDLTGDSQVLIHGQVLVGMEPTDAPKPDTVTMPMVWIKTYTGDDGNTSRVLNTTMGASVDLESEGLRRLLVNGCYWCMGMEDAIPDKSVVDYVDDYAPTFFGFGTFTKGVRPEEHAL